In one Gracilinanus agilis isolate LMUSP501 chromosome 6, AgileGrace, whole genome shotgun sequence genomic region, the following are encoded:
- the RAB33B gene encoding ras-related protein Rab-33B — MELESSLEASFTASGGSAGLLPARSRIFKIIVIGDSNVGKTCLTYRFCAGRFPDRTEATIGVDFRERAVDIDGERIKIQLWDTAGQERFRKSMVQHYYRNVHAVVFVYDMTNMASFHSLPSWIEECKQHLLASDIPRILVGNKCDLRSAIQVPTDVAQKFADTHSMPLFETSAKNPNDNDHVEAIFMTLAHKLKSHKPLMLSQPPDNGIVLKPEPKPTMSCWC; from the exons ATGGAGCTGGAGTCGTCCCTGGAGGCGAGCTTCACGGCCAGCGGCGGGAGCGCAGGACTGCTCCCAGCCCGTTCACGCATCTTTAAGATCATCGTGATCGGGGATTCCAACGTGGGCAAGACGTGCCTGACGTACCGCTTCTGCGCCGGCCGCTTCCCCGACCGCACTGAAGCCACCATCGGCGTTGACTTCCGCGAGCGCGCCGTGGACATCGACGGCGAGCGCATCAAG aTACAGTTATGGGACACCGCAGGGCAAGAACGGTTCAGAAAGAGCATGGTACAGCACTACTATAGGAATGTACACGCTGTTGTATTTGTATATGATATGACCAATATGGCCAGTTTTCACAGCCTACCATCATGGATAGAAGAATGCAAACAACATTTGCTTGCTAGTGATATACCAAGGATTCTGGTTGGAAATAAATGTGACTTGAGAAGTGCCATTCAAGTTCCTACAGATGTGGCCCAAAAATTTGCTGACACACACTCTATGCCACTGTTTGAAACCTCTGCTAAAAATCCCAATGATAATGACCATGTGGAAGCTATATTCATGACCTTAGCTCATAAGCTCAAGAGCCACAAACCTCTAATGCTTAGTCAACCACCTGATAATGGAATTGTTTTGAAGCCTGAACCAAAACCTACAATGAGCTGTTGGTGTTAA